Proteins from one Niallia circulans genomic window:
- the guaC gene encoding GMP reductase — translation MDNVFDYEDIQLIPAKCIVESRSECDTTVTLGGHSFRLPVVPANMQTIIDEKVAAYLAENGYFYIMHRFQPETRKAFIQEMQGKGFIASISVGVKEEEYGFVEELASLSLIPEFITIDIAHGHSNAVIRMIKHIKQHLPASFVIAGNVGTPEAVRELENAGADATKVGIGPGKVCITKIKTGFGTGGWQLAALRWCAKAASKPIIADGGIRTHGDIAKSVRFGASMVMVGSLFAGHEESPGETFEKDGKLFKEYFGSASEFQKGERKNVEGKKMFVEHKGSLQDTLIEMEQDLQSSISYAGGKKLDAIRNVDYVIVKNSIFNGDKVY, via the coding sequence ATGGATAACGTATTTGATTACGAAGATATACAGCTAATTCCCGCAAAATGTATCGTAGAAAGCCGTTCAGAATGTGATACAACTGTAACATTAGGCGGACATTCTTTTAGATTGCCAGTTGTTCCTGCAAATATGCAGACAATTATAGATGAAAAGGTTGCTGCATACTTAGCGGAAAATGGATATTTCTACATTATGCATCGCTTCCAGCCAGAAACAAGAAAAGCATTTATTCAAGAAATGCAAGGCAAGGGCTTTATTGCTTCAATTAGTGTTGGTGTTAAAGAAGAAGAATATGGTTTTGTTGAGGAGCTTGCTTCATTGAGCCTCATCCCAGAATTCATTACAATAGATATTGCACATGGCCATTCAAATGCCGTAATCAGAATGATCAAGCATATTAAACAACATTTGCCTGCAAGCTTCGTAATTGCTGGTAATGTCGGTACACCTGAAGCTGTCAGAGAGCTTGAGAATGCTGGAGCTGACGCGACGAAGGTCGGTATTGGACCTGGTAAGGTTTGTATCACTAAAATCAAAACTGGCTTTGGAACTGGCGGTTGGCAGCTTGCTGCACTTCGTTGGTGTGCAAAGGCTGCAAGCAAACCGATCATTGCAGACGGTGGTATTCGCACACATGGAGATATCGCTAAATCCGTTCGCTTCGGTGCTTCAATGGTAATGGTTGGTTCCCTATTTGCAGGACACGAAGAATCTCCTGGGGAAACATTTGAAAAAGATGGTAAGCTATTTAAAGAATATTTTGGTTCTGCGTCTGAATTCCAAAAGGGAGAAAGAAAAAACGTCGAAGGCAAAAAGATGTTTGTTGAGCATAAAGGCTCCCTTCAAGATACATTAATTGAAATGGAGCAGGATTTACAATCATCCATTTCATATGCTGGCGGCAAAAAGCTAGATGCAATCCGCAATGTAGATTATGTGATTGTTAAAAACTCCATTTTCAATGGTGATAAAGTATATTAA
- a CDS encoding amino acid ABC transporter permease — MSFEWIVKIITENWPMFLRGAGMTLTIALIGTIIGAAIGLIAGIVRTIPVPERGFKKFILKVINIILSIYIEFFRGTPMIVQAMVIYYGSAMAFNIDMNVMLAAVIVVSINTGAYMAEIVRGGIVSVEKGQFEAAQAIGMNHFQTMMNVVLPQVIRNIMPATGNQFVINIKDTSVLNVISVSELYFMTKSVAGNNFRYFESFFVACVIYFVMTFIVTRVLLYIERKLEGPDNYKMLGEELDAQPGMKQ; from the coding sequence ATGAGTTTTGAATGGATCGTAAAAATTATTACCGAAAACTGGCCGATGTTCCTGCGCGGTGCAGGCATGACGCTCACTATCGCATTAATCGGTACAATAATCGGAGCAGCAATCGGTTTGATCGCTGGAATTGTCCGCACAATACCTGTGCCGGAGCGCGGATTTAAGAAATTTATTCTTAAAGTGATTAATATCATACTTTCTATATATATTGAGTTTTTCCGAGGAACGCCAATGATTGTACAGGCAATGGTCATTTATTACGGCTCAGCAATGGCATTTAATATAGATATGAATGTAATGCTTGCAGCAGTGATTGTTGTGTCAATCAATACTGGGGCATACATGGCGGAAATTGTTCGCGGTGGAATTGTCTCTGTAGAAAAAGGGCAGTTTGAGGCAGCACAAGCAATTGGTATGAATCATTTCCAAACAATGATGAATGTTGTTTTGCCGCAAGTTATTCGCAATATTATGCCGGCAACAGGCAACCAGTTTGTTATTAATATTAAAGATACCTCTGTATTGAACGTTATTTCTGTTTCTGAATTGTATTTCATGACGAAATCAGTAGCAGGCAATAACTTCAGATATTTTGAGTCGTTCTTTGTAGCGTGTGTTATCTACTTTGTTATGACATTTATCGTTACAAGAGTACTGCTTTATATTGAAAGAAAATTAGAAGGACCAGATAACTATAAAATGCTTGGCGAGGAATTGGATGCACAGCCAGGGATGAAGCAATAA
- a CDS encoding DUF975 family protein, with protein sequence MNILSLKREALNTLRGKWGASVLLTVIVFAISGMIPAFFEVPLSGGFEAWLLQDTTPIGATLVSTLISLLLLPLSIALMWYFLDLLRGNGPKISDVFNPYKDLGIGLKIIGTSIMQSIFLFLWFLLLFVPGVIKSISYSQTYYLLRDNPELSIFEAITESRKRMVGLKWNYFLLCLSFIGWGLLAIITFGIGLLWLMPYMSTTFSAFYDKHIADKKKELE encoded by the coding sequence ATGAACATATTGAGCCTAAAAAGGGAAGCTTTAAATACATTAAGAGGCAAATGGGGAGCATCTGTACTGCTTACTGTAATTGTGTTTGCTATAAGTGGTATGATTCCGGCTTTTTTTGAAGTTCCGCTTAGCGGGGGATTTGAGGCATGGCTTTTACAAGATACAACCCCTATAGGAGCTACTTTAGTGAGCACACTTATTTCGCTGCTGCTTCTTCCACTTTCTATTGCATTGATGTGGTACTTTTTAGATTTACTGCGTGGTAATGGACCAAAGATTTCAGATGTTTTTAATCCTTATAAGGACTTAGGGATTGGCTTAAAGATTATTGGAACATCCATTATGCAAAGTATTTTCTTGTTTTTATGGTTTTTGCTATTATTCGTACCAGGTGTTATTAAATCGATTTCCTACTCCCAAACATATTATTTACTGAGGGATAATCCTGAGTTATCAATATTTGAAGCAATTACGGAAAGTCGTAAACGTATGGTTGGACTCAAATGGAATTACTTCCTGCTTTGCCTAAGCTTTATTGGTTGGGGCTTGCTGGCGATAATTACTTTCGGAATTGGCCTGCTTTGGCTTATGCCATATATGAGCACAACTTTTAGTGCTTTTTACGATAAACATATTGCAGATAAGAAAAAAGAATTAGAATAA
- a CDS encoding FecCD family ABC transporter permease gives MKKNKTGVTKDIYRPKTAAAVIFLGLALLLVTMCLSIIYGAADISVSTVWQSIFQYDSQSTQHQIIHRLRWPRAVAAALIGACLAVSGAIMQGMTRNALASPSIMGVTAGAGFMIAIGFAFFPSASNVMLLFLAFLGAGLGIMLVFSIGALSKRGLTPIKLALAGSAVTALLSSISTGIALFFDIAKDISFWYAGGVAGVQWISIKLLLPAAIVGILIALFISRSITVLSLGEDVAAGLGQRTGVVKFLGTIAVLLLTGAAVAVGGTIGFVGLVIPHIVRFIVGPDYRLIIPCSAVIGALLLVISDVGARVVNPPFETPLGAITALIGVPFFLYLARREGRGL, from the coding sequence ATGAAAAAAAACAAAACGGGTGTCACAAAAGATATTTACAGGCCAAAAACAGCTGCTGCTGTCATCTTTTTAGGCCTCGCCCTCTTGCTTGTTACAATGTGCTTATCCATTATATATGGAGCAGCGGATATCAGTGTTTCAACAGTGTGGCAAAGTATCTTTCAATATGACTCCCAATCTACTCAGCATCAAATTATTCACAGACTTCGCTGGCCACGGGCCGTTGCAGCTGCACTTATCGGGGCATGCTTGGCAGTGTCAGGAGCGATTATGCAAGGGATGACAAGGAATGCCCTTGCTTCCCCGTCCATTATGGGTGTAACAGCTGGAGCAGGGTTTATGATCGCAATTGGGTTTGCCTTTTTCCCGTCTGCTTCTAATGTAATGCTTCTTTTCCTTGCATTTTTAGGTGCAGGACTGGGCATTATGCTTGTTTTCTCTATTGGGGCTTTATCAAAAAGAGGACTTACACCAATTAAGCTTGCTCTGGCAGGCTCTGCTGTCACAGCACTTCTTAGTTCGATTTCAACTGGTATTGCCCTTTTCTTTGATATAGCAAAGGACATAAGCTTTTGGTATGCTGGCGGAGTTGCCGGGGTTCAATGGATAAGTATTAAATTGCTACTACCAGCGGCAATCGTGGGGATTCTAATTGCTCTCTTTATCAGTAGATCAATCACTGTTTTAAGCTTAGGTGAAGATGTGGCAGCAGGTCTTGGACAGCGCACAGGAGTTGTTAAATTCCTTGGTACTATCGCTGTTTTACTATTAACAGGTGCAGCAGTTGCAGTTGGAGGTACAATCGGCTTCGTCGGTTTAGTTATTCCTCATATAGTACGGTTTATTGTTGGTCCTGATTACAGACTAATCATTCCTTGTTCGGCTGTCATTGGTGCACTGCTATTAGTTATATCGGATGTTGGTGCACGTGTCGTCAATCCGCCCTTTGAAACACCATTAGGCGCCATTACAGCTTTGATTGGCGTACCATTCTTTCTATATTTAGCTCGTCGTGAAGGGAGAGGATTATGA
- a CDS encoding transporter substrate-binding domain-containing protein, translated as MKKKAPLLFLLLLSAIILLAGCGTSNGSGSGDDQDTFKVGLEAGYAPFNWTQNDDSNGAVKIDGTSEYAGGYDVEIAKKIADGLGKKLVIVKTEWDGLVPALTSGKIDAIIAGMSPTEERKQTIDFTDNYYKSNLVMVVKKGGKYEGATSIQDFKGAKITAQLNTFHYSVIDQIKGVSKQTAMDNFPAMRVALESGVIDGYVTERPEAVSASNANENFAMVEFKDGFETSEDDTAIAVGLKKDSDLKDKINEVLKGISEEDRTKIMDDAIVNQPAAK; from the coding sequence ATGAAGAAAAAAGCACCACTACTATTTTTATTATTACTTTCAGCTATTATTCTCTTGGCTGGGTGCGGTACAAGCAATGGCTCCGGATCCGGGGATGATCAAGATACATTTAAAGTAGGACTTGAAGCGGGCTATGCTCCATTCAACTGGACACAAAATGATGATTCTAACGGAGCGGTTAAAATTGATGGCACTTCTGAATACGCAGGTGGCTATGACGTTGAGATTGCCAAAAAAATCGCTGATGGCTTAGGTAAAAAACTAGTAATTGTTAAAACAGAATGGGATGGACTTGTTCCAGCATTGACTTCAGGCAAAATTGACGCAATTATTGCAGGTATGTCTCCTACTGAAGAACGTAAACAAACAATCGACTTTACAGATAACTACTACAAGTCCAACTTAGTAATGGTTGTTAAAAAAGGCGGTAAATATGAAGGAGCAACATCTATTCAAGACTTTAAAGGAGCAAAAATAACAGCACAGCTAAATACATTCCATTACTCTGTTATCGACCAAATCAAAGGAGTTTCTAAACAGACAGCAATGGACAACTTCCCGGCAATGCGTGTTGCTCTTGAGTCTGGTGTTATTGATGGCTATGTTACAGAACGTCCAGAGGCAGTTAGTGCTTCAAATGCAAATGAAAACTTTGCAATGGTTGAGTTCAAGGATGGCTTTGAAACATCTGAGGATGATACAGCAATTGCTGTAGGATTGAAAAAAGACAGTGATCTTAAAGATAAAATAAATGAAGTACTGAAAGGTATCTCAGAAGAAGACCGTACGAAAATCATGGATGATGCAATTGTAAACCAACCTGCAGCAAAATAA
- a CDS encoding iron-hydroxamate ABC transporter substrate-binding protein: MTKKMAKSLLFASLLLVFAILAACGNNSDADKNTETDTTEEAKDRTLKDAMGHEVKVPAEPKAVIGSYLEDELVSLGVTPAAQWSIRDGEGVQAYLQESLKDVPTVDSELPYEAVASFNPDLLLMTSAATVEGAKYEQYSNIAPTYVVSEENNNDWRKRLETVGEVIGKEDKAKQVLADYDKKAEEAKASIQDAAKDESAAAIWLVGGQLFIVGENVSSGAVLYGDLGLAVPEVVKEISKTATGNWSSISLEKLAELDADHLFLINSDGDSAETLKDPLWSNIPAVKNGNIYEYGPDTSWLYSGSIANTQIIDDVVESLTK; the protein is encoded by the coding sequence ATGACTAAGAAAATGGCTAAATCGCTTTTATTTGCTAGTTTATTACTTGTATTTGCTATATTAGCTGCTTGCGGCAATAATAGTGATGCTGATAAGAATACAGAAACAGATACAACAGAAGAAGCAAAAGACCGTACATTAAAAGATGCTATGGGACATGAAGTTAAAGTTCCAGCAGAACCAAAAGCAGTAATCGGTTCTTATTTAGAGGATGAGCTTGTTTCACTTGGTGTTACACCTGCAGCACAATGGTCTATTCGAGATGGTGAAGGTGTACAGGCTTACTTACAAGAATCATTGAAGGATGTTCCTACAGTTGATTCTGAACTTCCATATGAGGCTGTTGCAAGCTTCAATCCAGACTTGTTGCTGATGACTTCTGCTGCTACTGTTGAAGGTGCAAAGTATGAGCAATATTCAAATATCGCGCCAACATATGTTGTTTCAGAAGAAAACAACAATGATTGGAGAAAACGACTGGAAACAGTTGGAGAAGTAATAGGTAAAGAAGACAAAGCAAAACAAGTTTTGGCTGATTACGATAAAAAAGCAGAAGAAGCAAAGGCAAGCATTCAGGATGCTGCAAAGGATGAATCTGCAGCAGCTATTTGGCTAGTGGGCGGACAATTGTTTATCGTTGGTGAAAATGTATCAAGTGGCGCAGTACTATACGGTGATTTAGGTTTAGCAGTACCAGAAGTAGTAAAAGAAATTTCTAAAACTGCAACTGGTAACTGGTCTTCTATTTCCCTTGAGAAGCTTGCAGAGCTTGATGCAGACCACTTATTCTTGATTAACAGTGACGGCGACAGTGCTGAAACGCTAAAAGACCCATTATGGTCAAACATTCCGGCAGTGAAAAATGGTAATATTTATGAATATGGCCCAGATACTAGCTGGTTATACTCTGGATCTATTGCTAATACACAAATCATTGATGATGTTGTAGAAAGCTTAACGAAATAA
- a CDS encoding amino acid ABC transporter ATP-binding protein translates to MEKVIEIQHLSKAFGSHEVLKDIDFSVKKGEVVSIIGSSGSGKSTLLRCVNLLEKPSGGQIIYKGENILDDKHDISAYRRRLGMVFQQFNLFNNHNVLSNCVVGQVKVLKRSKAEAEKIALKYLKVVGMDRYVNAKPKQLSGGQKQRVAIARALSMEPDVMLFDEPTSALDPEMVGEVLKVMKELAESGLTMLIVTHEMEFAREVSDRIVFMDKGVIAEEGTPEQIFLNPTQERTKEFLKRTLK, encoded by the coding sequence ATGGAAAAAGTCATAGAGATTCAGCATTTAAGCAAAGCCTTTGGAAGCCATGAAGTGCTTAAAGACATTGACTTCTCAGTTAAAAAAGGAGAAGTTGTCAGCATTATCGGCTCTTCAGGTTCCGGAAAATCGACCCTTCTTCGTTGTGTCAATCTTTTGGAAAAGCCAAGCGGCGGGCAAATAATCTACAAGGGGGAGAACATTCTTGATGATAAGCATGATATTTCAGCTTATCGCAGAAGGTTAGGAATGGTATTCCAGCAATTCAACCTCTTTAATAATCATAATGTTTTAAGCAACTGCGTAGTAGGACAAGTCAAGGTGTTGAAGCGTTCAAAAGCGGAAGCGGAAAAAATAGCGCTAAAATACTTAAAAGTAGTAGGGATGGATCGTTACGTAAATGCGAAGCCAAAACAGCTGTCAGGCGGTCAAAAACAACGTGTTGCTATCGCAAGAGCGCTGTCAATGGAGCCAGATGTTATGCTGTTTGATGAACCGACATCAGCACTTGATCCAGAAATGGTTGGCGAGGTATTGAAAGTAATGAAGGAGCTTGCTGAATCAGGACTTACAATGCTGATTGTTACTCATGAGATGGAATTTGCTAGAGAGGTTTCAGATAGAATAGTATTTATGGACAAGGGAGTTATTGCAGAGGAAGGCACTCCTGAGCAAATCTTCTTAAACCCAACTCAAGAGCGTACAAAGGAATTCTTGAAGCGCACATTAAAATAA
- the acsA gene encoding acetate--CoA ligase, with product MKLEAFPPVKGNYNLQNYEEMYERFQWQQAEKHFSWHTTGKVNLAYEAVDRHAEGSRKDKAALCYLSSTRNETYTFNDLKQMTNKAGNVLRAKAGVKKGDRVFIFMPRSPELYFALLGAIKIGAIVGPLFEAFMEDAVRDRLYDSSAKVLITTPELLERVPVQDLPALETIFLIGENIEEQGQYVDFQKHFQDASAQLDIEWVERTDGLILHYTSGSTGKPKGVLHAHNAMIQHYQSAKWVLDLQEDDIYWCTADPGWVTGTSYGIFGPWLTGTTNIVAGGRFSPEGWYKTIESFGVTVWYSAPTSFRMLMAAGEPALKRHNLTSLRHVLSVGEPLNPEVIRWGQDSFKKRIHDTWWMTETGAQLICNYPCMELRLGSMGKPLPGVEAAILDDEGNILPPNQMGNLAIKRGWPSLMHTIWNNQEKYDSYFPFNDWYVSGDSAYMDEEGYFWFQGRVDDVIMTAGERVGPFEVESKLIEHPAVAEAGVIGKPDHIRGEIIKAFVALNDGYTESDQLKEEIRQFVKTGLAAHSAPREIEFCQKIPKTRSGKIMRRVLKAWELGLPTGDLSTLED from the coding sequence ATGAAATTGGAAGCGTTTCCACCTGTTAAAGGCAATTATAATCTTCAAAACTATGAAGAGATGTATGAAAGATTTCAATGGCAGCAAGCAGAGAAGCATTTTTCATGGCATACAACAGGAAAAGTCAACTTGGCTTATGAAGCGGTCGACCGACACGCAGAAGGTTCAAGAAAGGATAAAGCAGCCCTATGTTATCTCAGCAGTACAAGAAATGAAACCTATACCTTTAACGATTTAAAACAAATGACAAATAAGGCTGGCAATGTCTTGAGAGCTAAAGCTGGTGTTAAAAAAGGAGACCGAGTATTCATATTTATGCCCCGCTCACCTGAGCTCTATTTCGCTTTATTAGGTGCGATTAAAATCGGTGCAATTGTCGGGCCCTTATTCGAAGCATTTATGGAGGATGCAGTCAGAGACCGTCTTTACGACAGCTCCGCTAAAGTTCTCATTACAACACCAGAATTATTGGAAAGAGTGCCTGTTCAAGATCTTCCTGCACTTGAGACAATCTTCCTTATTGGTGAGAATATTGAGGAACAAGGTCAGTATGTTGACTTTCAAAAGCATTTTCAGGATGCCTCTGCACAGCTTGATATTGAGTGGGTAGAAAGAACAGATGGTTTGATTCTTCACTATACTTCTGGTTCAACAGGAAAGCCTAAAGGAGTTCTGCATGCTCATAATGCCATGATTCAGCATTATCAGTCAGCGAAATGGGTGCTAGATTTGCAGGAAGATGATATTTACTGGTGCACAGCTGACCCCGGCTGGGTAACAGGCACTTCATATGGTATCTTTGGACCTTGGCTGACTGGTACAACAAATATTGTAGCTGGGGGAAGGTTTAGTCCTGAAGGCTGGTACAAGACAATTGAGTCTTTCGGCGTAACTGTTTGGTACAGTGCACCTACTTCCTTCAGAATGCTTATGGCCGCAGGTGAACCTGCCCTAAAACGCCATAACCTCACCTCTTTACGACATGTATTAAGTGTGGGCGAACCGCTGAATCCAGAGGTTATTCGTTGGGGGCAGGATTCCTTCAAGAAAAGAATTCATGATACGTGGTGGATGACGGAAACTGGCGCACAGCTTATCTGCAATTATCCATGCATGGAGTTAAGGCTTGGTTCAATGGGCAAACCACTGCCAGGTGTTGAGGCAGCCATCCTTGATGATGAGGGAAATATCCTTCCGCCGAACCAGATGGGCAATTTGGCCATAAAAAGAGGCTGGCCATCCTTAATGCATACTATCTGGAACAACCAAGAAAAGTATGACAGCTATTTTCCTTTCAATGATTGGTATGTTTCAGGCGACAGTGCTTATATGGACGAGGAAGGGTATTTCTGGTTTCAAGGCCGTGTTGACGATGTTATCATGACCGCTGGGGAAAGGGTCGGACCTTTCGAAGTCGAAAGCAAACTGATTGAACATCCGGCTGTTGCAGAAGCAGGTGTTATCGGCAAACCTGATCATATTAGAGGAGAGATTATTAAGGCGTTTGTAGCTCTTAATGATGGCTATACAGAATCCGATCAGCTGAAGGAGGAGATTCGGCAGTTTGTCAAAACTGGCTTAGCAGCACATTCTGCCCCAAGAGAAATTGAATTCTGTCAAAAAATACCTAAAACACGAAGTGGCAAAATTATGCGCCGTGTCTTAAAAGCATGGGAGCTTGGTCTTCCTACTGGCGATTTATCTACATTAGAGGATTAA
- a CDS encoding FecCD family ABC transporter permease — MSQPKRFIITITGLVFAIILVFFLSLNLGVIKISPAEVVQTILGNGSPQSMNILYNFRLPRMVIAILIGMGMAIAGAILQSVSRNALADPGIIGINAGAGFAVILYIFFFQGSSFSTGAASVFIMPFSALLGALIAAGLIYLIAWKDGVSPVRLVLVGIGINSAFGALIIIFQLMMDPRDFKQATIWLTGSIWSASWDYVFAVLPWICIFVPLALYKSHKLNLLQLGENTAAGLGVSIEKERGILLFISVALAGACVSVGGGISFLGLIAPHLARRIIGPRHQALLPVAALIGAFLLLAADTIGKNLMAPTEIPVGLVVSCLGAPYFIYLLIKD, encoded by the coding sequence ATGTCACAACCTAAACGCTTTATTATAACCATCACAGGTCTAGTTTTCGCCATCATTCTTGTTTTCTTCCTCAGCCTGAATTTGGGTGTTATTAAAATTTCACCTGCTGAAGTGGTGCAGACCATCCTTGGAAATGGATCACCGCAAAGTATGAATATATTGTACAATTTCCGGTTACCACGAATGGTTATTGCCATTTTAATAGGGATGGGTATGGCTATTGCCGGAGCAATCCTGCAAAGCGTCTCTCGTAACGCCCTTGCAGATCCAGGCATCATTGGCATTAATGCCGGAGCAGGATTTGCTGTAATTTTATATATTTTCTTCTTCCAAGGAAGCTCCTTTAGCACAGGTGCTGCGTCTGTTTTTATTATGCCTTTTTCTGCGCTGCTTGGTGCATTAATTGCTGCTGGTCTCATATATTTGATTGCATGGAAGGACGGCGTCTCCCCTGTACGCCTTGTACTTGTGGGAATCGGTATCAACTCAGCGTTTGGTGCTCTAATTATTATCTTCCAACTCATGATGGACCCAAGAGATTTCAAACAAGCAACCATCTGGCTTACAGGAAGCATATGGAGCGCCAGCTGGGATTATGTTTTTGCTGTGCTCCCTTGGATTTGCATTTTTGTTCCATTAGCCTTATATAAATCACATAAACTGAATTTATTGCAGCTAGGAGAAAATACTGCTGCCGGACTTGGAGTTTCAATTGAAAAAGAAAGAGGTATCCTTCTGTTCATATCAGTTGCTCTCGCTGGAGCCTGTGTATCAGTTGGCGGAGGAATTTCCTTTCTTGGATTAATAGCCCCACATCTTGCAAGACGAATTATCGGTCCAAGACACCAAGCTCTCCTTCCAGTCGCTGCTTTAATAGGAGCATTTTTGCTGCTGGCTGCCGACACAATCGGGAAAAACTTAATGGCACCAACAGAAATACCAGTAGGACTTGTTGTTTCCTGTCTCGGCGCACCATATTTCATTTATCTTCTTATTAAAGATTAA
- a CDS encoding DUF3231 family protein: MKTTPSITSSEIGILWMSYQQKTMIIRFLEYFIEQADDPKAKDIMTDLLKEITPFVGKIQKIYEKENVPVPVGFTSKDVDLQAPKLFDNGFDIMFIRLIKEISMGMHTLNLTMAYRSDIMEFFRELTIITQRYYERCNTYLLEKGLLPRAPYVAVEEGVEFVEQKGYLSGNDFFSEKRSLNTVEIAHLFHAVETNLIGLQVINGFSQCAEEKEVSNYFAKGGELAKEIARGLGDIILKNDTQLPGISGGNVTTSTVPPFSDKIMMYCISLFCSFSLGGNSLGTAFSLRNDLPAKFSIIMKDVFEYGHEGAKLMIKHGWMEEPPQTIKMKAK; this comes from the coding sequence ATGAAAACGACTCCCTCAATCACTTCATCTGAAATAGGTATTCTTTGGATGAGTTATCAACAAAAGACAATGATTATCAGGTTTTTAGAATATTTCATTGAACAAGCAGATGATCCAAAAGCAAAGGACATTATGACTGATTTACTTAAGGAAATAACTCCTTTTGTTGGAAAAATACAAAAAATTTATGAAAAAGAGAATGTGCCTGTTCCAGTTGGGTTTACAAGCAAGGATGTAGATTTGCAAGCACCAAAGCTGTTTGATAATGGTTTTGACATTATGTTTATCAGGCTAATTAAAGAGATTAGCATGGGCATGCATACACTTAACCTAACAATGGCATATCGAAGTGACATAATGGAGTTTTTTCGAGAACTGACAATCATAACACAAAGGTACTATGAACGTTGTAACACATATCTGCTTGAAAAAGGGTTGCTTCCACGAGCACCGTATGTTGCGGTTGAAGAGGGAGTTGAATTTGTAGAGCAAAAAGGTTATTTAAGCGGGAATGATTTTTTCAGTGAGAAAAGGTCGTTAAATACAGTTGAAATCGCTCATCTATTTCATGCGGTTGAAACGAATTTAATTGGATTACAGGTGATAAATGGATTTTCTCAATGTGCCGAAGAAAAAGAAGTAAGTAATTATTTTGCTAAGGGAGGAGAGCTAGCGAAGGAGATTGCCAGAGGCTTAGGAGATATTATCTTAAAAAATGATACTCAGCTTCCTGGTATTTCTGGAGGGAATGTGACAACCTCTACTGTTCCGCCTTTTTCCGATAAAATTATGATGTATTGTATCAGTTTATTTTGCAGTTTTTCCTTAGGCGGAAATTCGCTCGGTACAGCTTTTAGCTTAAGAAATGATTTACCGGCAAAGTTCTCGATTATCATGAAGGATGTCTTTGAATATGGACATGAAGGTGCAAAGCTGATGATTAAGCATGGGTGGATGGAAGAGCCACCGCAAACTATTAAGATGAAAGCAAAATAA
- a CDS encoding VOC family protein gives MNRINLIALGVRNIADSLAFYKAIGFQASVVGTDEEPVIVFFKNQGSKLELFPLELLAKDINEENPPIVTDGKSFPGFTLAYNAKSVEEVDDIFKRLTETGAEIAKTPKETSWGGYGGYFKDIDGYYWEVAYGPDWEFDETDMLVIN, from the coding sequence ATGAATAGAATTAATTTAATTGCATTAGGGGTAAGAAATATAGCAGACTCGTTAGCCTTTTACAAAGCTATAGGATTTCAAGCATCTGTAGTTGGTACGGATGAGGAGCCTGTTATAGTTTTCTTTAAGAATCAGGGCTCTAAATTGGAGCTGTTTCCTCTTGAGCTTTTGGCAAAGGATATTAATGAGGAGAATCCTCCCATTGTTACTGATGGGAAAAGTTTTCCAGGATTCACCCTTGCATATAATGCAAAATCGGTAGAAGAGGTAGATGATATTTTTAAAAGGCTTACGGAGACAGGTGCGGAAATAGCCAAAACTCCAAAGGAGACATCATGGGGAGGATATGGAGGCTACTTTAAAGATATAGACGGCTATTACTGGGAAGTCGCATATGGGCCAGACTGGGAGTTTGATGAAACAGATATGCTTGTCATCAACTAA